CCTGTGCTCTACTGCATGTATCTGGACAAGCCGATGCGGGATCATGTGCTGTTGCAGGCCATTGCCAGGGTGAATCGGCCGTACGAGGCTGAGGGCAAGGGCAAGCCGTGCGGCCTGGTGCTGGATTTTGTGGGCATCTTTGCGAATCTGGAGAAGGCGCTGGCGTTCGACTCGCAGGACATCGAGGGCGTGGTGCGGGACATCGAGCTTCTGAAAGTGGATTTCGGCCAGAAGATCGAGTTCGCCCGTGAACATTATCTGTCGGTCATTCGGGGCCATTATGGCGACAAAGCGGTGGAGGCGGTGCTGGTCCATTTTCAAGATGAGACGATCAGGCAGGAGTTCTATCAATTTTTCAAGGGGCTGTCCGAGAGCTACGACATCATCTCGCCTGATGCGTTTCTGCGGCCGTACATCAACGACATGGAGACGCTGGCACGGATGTATCGGATGCTGCGGGAGGCGTACGAGCCTGGGATCGATGTGGATCGGGATTTCTCCAAAAAGGTAGCGCAACTGGTGCAAGAGCACACGTCGGGTGGCCGCATTCGGGATACCATCGAGGTCTATCAGATCAATGACCGAACGCTGGAATTGATTGAGCAGAGCCAGGTTTCGGACACGGAGCGGGTGTTCAACTTGTTGAAGAGCATCGAGAAAGAGGTGCGGGAGCATGTTGGGGCGCAGCCCTATCTCAAATCCATCGGCGAGAAGGCGGCGCTGATCATCGAGCTGTTCAAGAGCGGGCAGAAGCAGACGCTGGAGGCGCTGGAGGAGCTGAAAAAATTGATCGTCGAAATCAATGAAGCGAGGGCTGAGCAACAGGCGAAAAATTTGCCGAAGGAGATTTTTTCGATCTACTGGGTGTTGAAGAATGAGGGGATTGGTTCGCCCGAGGCCTGCGCCAATCAGATGATCGAGACGTTCCAGCGCTATCCCCATTTCCGCACCAGCTCGGCGCAGGAGCGGGAGGTGAGGAGCAAGCTTTTTTCGGTGTTGGTGAAAAGCGGGCTGAAAGACATGGAGCGGGTAAAAGCGATCAGCGAGACCATCATGCGGGTGCTGAAGGGGGATTCGGTGTAAAGCTTTCGATAGCACACGGATGAGACGGATGAGGCGAAGTGGCACGATTTTTTAGCTCGTTCTTTCCTTTTGAAGAGACCGAAAGAAATACTCGATAAGACGATGTTAATGATTTTTATTCCAATCCAATGATGGCTAATGAAAATATTATTAACCTTAGTAGCAGAGCTGATTCAAGAATGCATGAACCTTATTAGCTTATTAGGATTACTACCTAAAAGAAAAATAAGCCAATAAGGTTTAGTCGCTGTTGTTCATCATCAACTACTAAGGTTTATAAGGTTTAATCGGATTGATCCATCAATCTTTGTGGATCCATTAATTTAAATTTCAATGAGATTAAAAGGTCTGAATTAGTAAATACAGCTATCAAAAATCCGTGTTAATCAGTGTGATCCGTGTCATCCGTGGGCTATTATCAATTCAATTGAAAAGCGAAAGCAGAGCAAATCATGATCGCAGCCAGTGAATTCAAACAGGAAGTATCGAGCTGGGCGCAGCAGGTCGGCGTGGTAGTGAAAGAGATTCACCTGCGCCAGATGAAACGCAAATGGGGCAGTTGCTCGTCCCGAGGGCGATTGACGTTCAACAGCGAGATTCTGCATCTGTCGCATAACGAGCGGCTGGAGAAGGTGCTGCATGAGTTGCTGCATTTGAAATATCCAAATCACGGGTTGATGTTTCAGCGGATGTTTGAAGTGTTTTGGCAGAAATTAAAAGGAGAAAGCTGAAAAACTGATCGGTAGCTGATATTGACTGTTCAGGGCTAAAGTCGTTACTGATCGGTCCTTGCAAGTGATCGGTCAGTAGAACCATTGAATAAAGATGCTAAGAAGACAAAGATGAAAACCTATGATGAATTTGTGATCCTCAGTTCTCCGGCTCAGGTCATTGCCAGCGCTGCCAATCTGATTGCCCAAAATGTGCCCCAGGGTTCGCATTTGAATCGACGAAAAGATGGCGCCGACGCTAAAGGGAAATGGGTGCATTTTAAAAGTGATTATGGACTTTTTCACAATTGCGAAGTGATGGTGAAGGCGGTTCGATGCCAGAATCAGGCTGGCACGGCTGTTACCATCTCGGGCTGCGAATGTGAAAAGATGCAAAAGTTATATCGCAAATTAAGAGATGATCTTTAGCCGGTGAAAATCCTGGTGAATTTTATTCGGCTTGGCAAGGCGATCATATTAAACAGGATATTTTGATCGGTCAGCAGCGTTAAACAGTGGTCAAGCTGGCATAAAAGCGAGCTCAAGATGATGCTCATAGATGCTAATTGAGCAAGCGGGAGGAAGAATTAAAGTGCGCCAACAAGTCCCCTTCTCAAAGCATAAAACACCAAGCAATTGACATTGCATGGCATAAATCAGCGGTAGAAAGGACAACAAATTCATGTAGGCCTAAATCAGATTGATTTTTCATTACAAGAGAGAACAGAATCATGCAAAAAATATTTCATAACCTGCCTGAAGATGCGAAACGATTTCTCAATCAGCACCCGGACGTGGTAGCGATTTTGGTCGATTTCATGGAGCGCAGCCCAGCTTTTGAACCAACTATGGGCGATCTCATTCGAAGCTACCTCCGAATTGTAGATTGTTTTGAGCGAGATGGGAGGCTATTCGTTTGCGGCAATGGTGGAAGCTTTGCCGATAGTCTGCACATTTCGGCAGAGATGATGAAGTCATTTCAGCGTCGGCGCGGCCTTCGTGCCGAGGATCGGAAAAGATTTTTGGGGTTGCCGGATGGAGAGATTTTGGCTGGGGCATTGGAATATGGCCTGCCGGTGATCGTTTTGGGATTGAACGCTTCGCTGCGATCGGCCGTGGAGAACGACATACCAGTGCCGGGGATCGGTTTTGCGCAGGAATTGTTTGCACTGGGCAAAGCAGGTGATGTACTCCTTGGGATCAGTACCAGCGGCAACGCCCGAAACGTCTGTTATGCCATGACCACGGCCCGAGCGATTGGGATGAGCACCATTGCATTAACAGGCCAAACTGGTGGGAAACTGGCTTCGATGGTTGAGATCGCCATTCGCGTGCCAGCCAGCAGCACGCATCGCATTCAGGAGCTGCATTTGCAGGTGTATCATACGCTGTGCGCCATCGTCGAGGCGCATTTTTTTAAAGACGGGAAATGAGCGGGTGCAAATTAGGTATTTGGAATTTCTTTCATGATCGCACAAAAAATTACAACCAGAGACGAACTCGTTCTGATCTGTGATCAGATGCGACGAGAAGGGCGAGTCATCGGTTTTACCTCTGGCGCGTTTGATCTGCTCCATGCTGGTCACGTGGATTTCCTGGAGCAGGCCAGGGCACAGTGCGATCGATTGATCGTCGGCATCAATTCGGATGCGTCAATCCAAAAATATAAGGGACCAACTCGGCCAATCATTTCAGAACGACTGCGGCTGAAAACGGTCGCAGCACTGGAATCGGTGGATTATGTTTTTTTATTTGATGAGCGGCGCAATGCCAAGAACATCGAGCTGCTAAAGCCACATATTTATTTCAAGGCTGGCGATTATACTGCAGAGCAACTGTCCTCCAAACCGCTGATGGAACAAATCGGGGGGGAAGTACGATTAATCCCCGTTAACGAACCGATATCTACCACCGCCATCATCGAGCGGATCCAGCTCCAGGGAGATGGGGATCGATTTGTCGAGGAACAGGAGCGAACAGTTCATTTGAAGCTGAAGCCAACGAAAATGCGACCTGCCGTGTTCCTGGATCGGGATGGCACGATCAATCGCGAGATCGGTTACCTGAGCGAGCCAGAACAATTCGAATTTCTTCCCAACGCGCTCCATGGTTTGAAGAAAATGCAGGACCTGGGATATCGGCTGGTAATTGTCACGAACCAAGGGGGGATAGGGCTTGGATATTTTACCAAAGAGGACTTTTACCGGGTCAATAAAAAGATGCTGGCTGAGGTTTCTCGAGCTGGAATTTTGATCGATAAAATCTATTTCTGCCCCCATAGCAAGGCCGACAATTGCCCATGTCGCAAGCCAGAGCTCGGATTGATCGAACGCGCCAAGGAGGAATTGAATCTCGATCTTTCGCATAGTTTTTTTATCGGTGATAGCGAAATCGATATTGAGACTGGCGTTCGGGCTGGGATGAAAACGATTCTGATCGAAAATGAACGAGTGCCGGCGCTAGAGTCGATGTCCCCCAAGCCGGATTTCATCGTCAAAGATTTGCTGGAAGCGGCAGAGACCATTTTAAAATTAGAGCGGGAATAGCCGATTAGCCGAAGTTTGAGATATCTCAATCGAGCAATGATACAATGAAAGAATTGATTTAATATGGTAGGAATGCTTGAATTTTGCGATAGGAGAGCCATGCGAAATTAGGGACAGGCATTGCTCTGAAAGCAGAGAAATAAATTGGCTCGGAAGCAAAATATGATTGATAAATTGGTTTCGCTGGAACAATTGAAAGGCCTGGTTGATCGATTTCGCTCCGAAGGGAAGCGGATCGCGTGGACCAATGGTTGTTTCGATATCATTCATGCCGGTCATGTGGATTATCTGCAGCGATCGAAGGCTTATGGCGATTATCTGGTAGTGGGGCTGAATAGTGATACTTCCGTAAGGCAACTCAAGGGAGAATTGCGTCCGATTTTTTCAGAACAAGATCGGGCCAAAGTATTATGTGCGCTTAGCCCTGTTGATTTCGTGATCATTTTTTCAGATAAAAGCCCGATCAAAATCATCGAACAGCTCCAACCTGAGTTTTACATCAAAGGAGGGGATTATACCCTCGATACGATTGACCAAGCAGAACGCAAGGTAGTGGAAGGCTATGGCGGCCAAATCGTGCTTTTGCCCATGGTCGCTGGAGTTTCCAGTTCGATTATCGTTGAGAAAATCAAAAAGCTGTCGGATCTGTAGGGGAATGACTCTCCATCCGTGGCCAGAGAAGAATGAAATGAGGGTCAATTTGATTTTAGGCGAATAAATTTATGTCCGAAAAAAATCCATTTGCTGGAAGGTTTTCGACTTCTGAAGAGAAAAGAAATTATGTTTTGAACCTGTTTTCTTCGCTCCCGGATCATTATGATCGCATGAATCGGATCATGTCGCTCGGGTTGGACATGAGTTGGCGCAGAAAATCCATTAAGCTCGCCAATTTCAAGTCGGATGGATTATTGCTTGACCTGGCGACTGGGACTGGGGACATGATTTTGGCTGCGAAAAAAATTGTAGCTGAAGCGGAATTTATTGGCCTGGATTTTTGTGAGCCGTTACTGCAGATTGCAAAGAAAAAGCTAAATGATGGGATCGCGGCGAACAAGGCATGGTTCATTCAGGGCGATGCATTGAGTTTGCCGTTCGAAAATAATGTCTTCGATGGTGCATTTACCGCATTTGCCCTACGCAACGTCGTCAGCGTTGAACAGGTGTTTCGGGAATTACATCGGGTGATCCGTCCAGGAGGAAAAGTGGCGTCCCTGGAAATGGTGAAGCAGAGCCATCCAGTTTTAAAAAAGCTATTTTGGTTCTATTTTCAGCATGTCATCCCTCGTCTGGGCCGCTGGCTCACCTCCTATCCCGATGCCTATTCCTATCTGCCGCTGTCCATCGAAAATTTCTATACCGCCGAGGAACTGAAGGAGGTTATAGCCAGGGCTGGCTGGCAGAATGTTCGCTGCTTCCCAGTGATGTTCCGCAACGTCGCAATCCATATAGCGGAAAAATCAAGCTGAAACGTCAAATTGCATCGATCATTATTCCGATACATGATCATTTCAAATCTCATAATCACTGGTTCTCTGATTACTGCTTACTGCTTACTGATCACTGATTACTGATCACTGATTACTGATCACTGATTACTGATCTTTGCTCGCTAACAACTTTTCATCAATCATGGTGATTTGAGCCATACGGAGAAAAAGAAACATGACAACAGCTATGGTAATTTTGTTGGTTATTTATTTGTTGCTGGTAATATTTGGCTATTGGATGAAATTTCTCAATCTTAATTTTCTGCGTAAGCATGGACACATCATTCCCAAGCCATTTGAGGGCCATATCGATGGTGAGCTATTGAAAAAAACCAGCGCCTATACATTTGAGCATAGTCGATTCGGTTACATCGCTTCGATTTTCGATAACATTCTGTTCATCGCGTTTTTGTTCGGCGGGTTAATGATGATATACAATCGCTGGATCAACTCGCTGGATCTTTCGTTCGTATTAACTGGCATTGTATTTTTTCTCATCCTCGATCTTGTTTCGACTATCTTAGGTATTCCCTTTGATCTTTATAGCACGTTCAAAATAGAGAACAAGTACGGGTTCAACACCACCACACCGAAAATTTGGATATCCGATTTTATCAAATCGCTGCTGATTTCCATTATCTTGCTTCTCATTACTGGAGGAGCTGCGCTCTGGATCGTCCAGGTCAGTCCCAACTCTTGGTGGCTGTGGATTTGGGCGTTCTTCCTGGCTTTTAGCCTTTTTTTCATGTACATTTCCCCTTACGTGATTGAGCCGCTTTTCCATAAATTCACCCCAATTACCGAATATGAGGGGCTGGAAGAAAAGATCCGCGCCATGTTCGAAAAGGTCGGTATCAAGGTCAGCCGTGTTTTCCAGATCGACGCCTCAAAGCGGAGCACCCATACCAATGCCTATTTCACAGGAATCGGCAAGGTGAAACGCATCATCCTTTACGATACTTTATTACAAAAAATGACTCACGACGAGATTTTGGCTGTGTTGGCACATGAGGCAGGTCATTGGAAAAAAAAGCATATCTTGAAGCGGATCATCATCTCGGAGGCGCTGGGATTTGTTGGATTCTACATTTCGTTTCGAATTTTGCAGACCAGTTGGCTAACCGATCTGTTCGGCATTGAACCTTCAGCAAACTATCTTGACAAAACGACATTTTTTGTCAAATTGATCATTCTGGGTTTCATTGGGAGCATCATCTCGGTTCCGTTTTCGCCGATCAGTGCTTATTTTTCGCGGAAGCAAGAACGCCAGGCGGATCAAATGGCCGTGAACCTCACTGGCAGCCCCGATGGATTGATCAGCGCGTTGATCAAATTGTCCAAGGACAATTTATCCAATCTCCATCCCCATCCGCTATATGCGAAACTTTATTATTCCCATCCACCCATTGTGCAGAGATTAGAACAATTGAAATTGATGACGCCACAGGAAAAATAGATAGCTTCGCCTAATAAATGATGAAGCCCGGGAATGATTCGCAATCCGACCTCTGCGATATTTCGTTTTGAATATGATCATGAAAGAGGCGATTGCAAAAAGAAGAGAATTTGAAAAAATCAAAAGAGCAAAAAATGGCAGATACGATTTCTACTCCTGTCAGCAGAAAGGCGGCGCTATTTGCCGCAACATTGAGCGCCTTCTTCACGCCCTTCATGGCATCTTCGATCAATATTGCGCTCCCAGCAATTGCCAGAGAATTCTCGATGAACGCGATCTTATTGAGCTGGATCGCTACGTCCTATTTGCTGGCTGCTGCCATGTTTCTCGTTCCATTCGGGAAATTAGCAGACATCTATGGTCGAAAAAGGGTCTTTATGTGGGGCATCGCAATTTATACCATCGCTTCGATTTTGACGGCTCTTTCGAGTACCTCACTTCAACTGATCGCCGCTCGAGTGATTCAGGGGGTCGGTGGCGCAATGATCTTTGGCACAGGAGTAGCGATTCTTACCTCGGTTTTTCCGCCGCACCAGCGCGGCAGAGTGCTGGGAATTAACGTGGCCGCGGTCTATTCTGGCTTGTCGCTTGGCCCGTTCATGGGCGGCATCTTAACCCAACATTGGGGCTGGCGCAGCATCTTCTGGATCAATACTGGGCTCGGAATTATCACCCTTCTTTTCGTGCTCTGGAAATTAACCGGCGAGTGGGCTGAGGCGAAAGGCGAAAAGCTCGATCTGGTCGGATCCGTCATTTACGGCTTGATGTTGGTCGGCCTCATGTATGGTTTTTCGCGCTTGCCCAGTCAAGAGGCTTTCTGGTTAATCCTCTTTGCCCTGTTCGGAATCGCATTCTTTGTTTGGTGGGAACTCAGGGTCGATCATCCAGTGCTCAATCTCCGTTTGTTTCGGCACAATAAGCCCCTTAGTTTCTCTAACCTGGCAGCCCTGATCAATTACAGCGCTACTTCCGCCGTAACGTTTTTGCTGAGCCTCTATCTGCAATATATCAAGGCGCTGAGCCCGCAACAAGCAGGTGTCATCCTGGTGTCTCAACCCGTAGTGATGGCTCTGCTTTCCCCAGTCGCTGGAAAGCTCTCCGATAAAATCGAACCGAGGATCGTTGCTTCCTCAGGGATGATTTTGACCGTGGTCGGTTTAACCCTGCTAATTTTTCTCAAGCAGAGGACTCCTATTCTCATAATCGTTTTGAATCTGGTTCTGTTGGGTGTTGGCTTTGCACTGTTCTCCTCCCCAAATACCAATGCAGTGATGAGCTCTGTCGAAAAGAGATATTATGGTGTGGCCTCGGCAACGCTCGGAACCATGCGGCTTGTCGGACAGATGTTCAGTATGGGTATCGCCACGGTGATTTTCGCTGTAGTCATTGGCAAAGTGAAAATCACGCCGGATAAATATCCAGCATTCTTAGTCGCTGCAAGGGCTGCTTTTATCATATTCGCAGTGTTCTGCTTTGCCGGAATTTTTGCATCGTTAGCAAGGGGAAGCGTAAGGACAAACAAGCTCAATTAAATGGACTAACCTTCACGTGGATTTGATCACTGGGATATTCCGGCAAGGCGATTTATCAATTGATTTTCGTCTTCTGCATCATGAGGTGCACATTCAGAGTGAAAGAGTTCATTGAGCTCTCTGGTTGTTGAATTTTTTGTATTGAGAGATTTTGTATTCCCGCTATCGAAAAGGATGATCTCGATTTTTGGATGATTTTTTATCCAGCCGAGGCAATTAAATTTTTTCAATGGCAATTTTCTGTTGTATCTATCGTTTTGATTGATTAGCTTTCATGACACAAACCATAAAAATGAGCTGTTCAATCTGTCATTTCTGCGAATGCAGGCATCCCAATGCTGCTAATTATCGAGATAAAAAACCACTGCTTCAATAAGGATTGATTGGGTGGATCCCGATGAGCCAATATCTGACAACTGATCGAGGTTGCTGAGAACAAATGAAAGAATCAACTCGAATAGTACTTATTATTC
This candidate division KSB1 bacterium DNA region includes the following protein-coding sequences:
- a CDS encoding type I restriction endonuclease subunit R, with the protein product QFHLSEEAEKRVRKKFRDPNALPKILIVTEKLLTGFDAPVLYCMYLDKPMRDHVLLQAIARVNRPYEAEGKGKPCGLVLDFVGIFANLEKALAFDSQDIEGVVRDIELLKVDFGQKIEFAREHYLSVIRGHYGDKAVEAVLVHFQDETIRQEFYQFFKGLSESYDIISPDAFLRPYINDMETLARMYRMLREAYEPGIDVDRDFSKKVAQLVQEHTSGGRIRDTIEVYQINDRTLELIEQSQVSDTERVFNLLKSIEKEVREHVGAQPYLKSIGEKAALIIELFKSGQKQTLEALEELKKLIVEINEARAEQQAKNLPKEIFSIYWVLKNEGIGSPEACANQMIETFQRYPHFRTSSAQEREVRSKLFSVLVKSGLKDMERVKAISETIMRVLKGDSV
- a CDS encoding M48 family metallopeptidase, producing the protein MIAASEFKQEVSSWAQQVGVVVKEIHLRQMKRKWGSCSSRGRLTFNSEILHLSHNERLEKVLHELLHLKYPNHGLMFQRMFEVFWQKLKGES
- a CDS encoding SIS domain-containing protein — protein: MQKIFHNLPEDAKRFLNQHPDVVAILVDFMERSPAFEPTMGDLIRSYLRIVDCFERDGRLFVCGNGGSFADSLHISAEMMKSFQRRRGLRAEDRKRFLGLPDGEILAGALEYGLPVIVLGLNASLRSAVENDIPVPGIGFAQELFALGKAGDVLLGISTSGNARNVCYAMTTARAIGMSTIALTGQTGGKLASMVEIAIRVPASSTHRIQELHLQVYHTLCAIVEAHFFKDGK
- a CDS encoding HAD-IIIA family hydrolase, which produces MIAQKITTRDELVLICDQMRREGRVIGFTSGAFDLLHAGHVDFLEQARAQCDRLIVGINSDASIQKYKGPTRPIISERLRLKTVAALESVDYVFLFDERRNAKNIELLKPHIYFKAGDYTAEQLSSKPLMEQIGGEVRLIPVNEPISTTAIIERIQLQGDGDRFVEEQERTVHLKLKPTKMRPAVFLDRDGTINREIGYLSEPEQFEFLPNALHGLKKMQDLGYRLVIVTNQGGIGLGYFTKEDFYRVNKKMLAEVSRAGILIDKIYFCPHSKADNCPCRKPELGLIERAKEELNLDLSHSFFIGDSEIDIETGVRAGMKTILIENERVPALESMSPKPDFIVKDLLEAAETILKLERE
- the rfaE2 gene encoding D-glycero-beta-D-manno-heptose 1-phosphate adenylyltransferase, which gives rise to MIDKLVSLEQLKGLVDRFRSEGKRIAWTNGCFDIIHAGHVDYLQRSKAYGDYLVVGLNSDTSVRQLKGELRPIFSEQDRAKVLCALSPVDFVIIFSDKSPIKIIEQLQPEFYIKGGDYTLDTIDQAERKVVEGYGGQIVLLPMVAGVSSSIIVEKIKKLSDL
- the ubiE gene encoding bifunctional demethylmenaquinone methyltransferase/2-methoxy-6-polyprenyl-1,4-benzoquinol methylase UbiE; translation: MSEKNPFAGRFSTSEEKRNYVLNLFSSLPDHYDRMNRIMSLGLDMSWRRKSIKLANFKSDGLLLDLATGTGDMILAAKKIVAEAEFIGLDFCEPLLQIAKKKLNDGIAANKAWFIQGDALSLPFENNVFDGAFTAFALRNVVSVEQVFRELHRVIRPGGKVASLEMVKQSHPVLKKLFWFYFQHVIPRLGRWLTSYPDAYSYLPLSIENFYTAEELKEVIARAGWQNVRCFPVMFRNVAIHIAEKSS
- a CDS encoding M48 family metallopeptidase, whose protein sequence is MTTAMVILLVIYLLLVIFGYWMKFLNLNFLRKHGHIIPKPFEGHIDGELLKKTSAYTFEHSRFGYIASIFDNILFIAFLFGGLMMIYNRWINSLDLSFVLTGIVFFLILDLVSTILGIPFDLYSTFKIENKYGFNTTTPKIWISDFIKSLLISIILLLITGGAALWIVQVSPNSWWLWIWAFFLAFSLFFMYISPYVIEPLFHKFTPITEYEGLEEKIRAMFEKVGIKVSRVFQIDASKRSTHTNAYFTGIGKVKRIILYDTLLQKMTHDEILAVLAHEAGHWKKKHILKRIIISEALGFVGFYISFRILQTSWLTDLFGIEPSANYLDKTTFFVKLIILGFIGSIISVPFSPISAYFSRKQERQADQMAVNLTGSPDGLISALIKLSKDNLSNLHPHPLYAKLYYSHPPIVQRLEQLKLMTPQEK
- a CDS encoding MFS transporter produces the protein MKKSKEQKMADTISTPVSRKAALFAATLSAFFTPFMASSINIALPAIAREFSMNAILLSWIATSYLLAAAMFLVPFGKLADIYGRKRVFMWGIAIYTIASILTALSSTSLQLIAARVIQGVGGAMIFGTGVAILTSVFPPHQRGRVLGINVAAVYSGLSLGPFMGGILTQHWGWRSIFWINTGLGIITLLFVLWKLTGEWAEAKGEKLDLVGSVIYGLMLVGLMYGFSRLPSQEAFWLILFALFGIAFFVWWELRVDHPVLNLRLFRHNKPLSFSNLAALINYSATSAVTFLLSLYLQYIKALSPQQAGVILVSQPVVMALLSPVAGKLSDKIEPRIVASSGMILTVVGLTLLIFLKQRTPILIIVLNLVLLGVGFALFSSPNTNAVMSSVEKRYYGVASATLGTMRLVGQMFSMGIATVIFAVVIGKVKITPDKYPAFLVAARAAFIIFAVFCFAGIFASLARGSVRTNKLN